A genomic region of Thunnus albacares chromosome 4, fThuAlb1.1, whole genome shotgun sequence contains the following coding sequences:
- the rnf207a gene encoding RING finger protein 207 isoform X2, producing MAGVIFTNLDNICNVDCTNVHPLVCHLCHEQYQSPCLLDCYHIFCARCLRGRTNDSRLNCPLCGYPSIVKGSNALPPEDRLLKFLVDNNAEAEEIVQCANCDQESNKKDTGVMYYCNTCSQPLCGACRELTHKARMFSHHEIVSLAKRTKAKHRKCSLHEEPYILFSTENKSMLCIRCFRDMQVESRTHCIDIETAYVQGCEMLDQAVLVVKELQTSTREAIVLLRAMIGEVCLNVEEEESAICTLFNSLQEKLAERKKILLKAAQSQHEEKEKALKEQLSHLTALLPTLQVHLVTCSAFLSSANKFEFLDMGYQLMERLKRIVKLPHRLRPVQSSKINTDYRSEFARCLEPLLLLGQRCPPSVIGSTSVGTRLQSPLSMSCRSPSLSEMPLGSVFGRRPTSHRNICTKVLLAEGRETPFTEHCHNYENTYRTLQTEVQNLKDQVQELHRDLTKHHSIINTDQMGEILDRSLHIDSQIASQYSTVETMRVMFEEMWDETFQRVTNEQEIYEAQLHDLMQLKQENSYLTTIARQISPYILSIAKVKERLEPRFQEPKEHHDDRTETMLKIYEDSTMTKESQDSDNQTCVTDQDRDKNNRTLLLEAGESSVKTNRSGRQRGPAETSSLNEMPS from the exons ATACCCATCCATAGTTAAAGGGAGTAATGCCCTCCCACCAGAGGACCGTTTGCTGAAGTTCCTGGTCGACAACAATGCAGAAGCTGAGGAGATAGTGCAGTGTGCCAACTGTGACCAGGAAAGTAACAAAAAG GACACTGGGGTGATGTACTACTGTAACACTTGTAGCCAGCCACTGTGTGGCGCCTGCAGGGAGCTGACACACAAGGCCAGAATGTTTTCCCATCATGAGATCGTATCCCTGGCCAAACGCACCAAAGCCAAACACAGGAAGTGCT CTCTTCATGAGGAGCCCTACATCCTGTTCTCAACAGAGAATAAGTCGATGCTTTGCATCAGGTGCTTCAGAGACATGCAAGT GGAGAGTCGTACGCACTGCATTGATATCGAAACAGCTTATGTGCAAGGATGTGAGATGTTGGACCAGGCTGTGCTG GTGGTGAAGGAGCTGCAAACTTCAACTCGAGAGGCGATCGTTCTGCTGAGAGCAATGATAGGGGAAGTGTGTCTGAAtgtggaagaagaggagagtgCAATCTGTACCCTGTTCAACAGTTTGCAG GAAAAActagcagagaggaagaagattCTGCTGAAAGCAGCTCagag tcaacatgaggagaaggagaaagcaCTAAAGGAACAACTTTCACACCTTACTGCTCTCCTCCCAACCCTCCAG GTACATCTCGTCACCTGTTCAGCCTTCCTCAGCTCAGCCAACAAGTTTGAGTTCTTGGATATGGGCTAC CAACTCATGGAGAGGCTGAAGAGGATTGTAAAGCTCCCTCATCGACTGAGACCAGTGCAGAGCAGCAAA ATCAACACAGACTACCGCAGTGAGTTTGCTCGTTGTCTAGAACCCCTACTGCTGCTAGGACAGCGCTGCCCTCCTTCTGTCATCGGATCCACAAGTGTTGGAACGAG GCTCCAGTCCCCTCTCTCCATGTCTTGCCGCTCTCCGTCTCTCAGTGAGATGCCGCTGGGCTCCGTGTTCGGGCGAAGGCCCACGTCTCACCGCAACATCTGCACCAAGGTCCTCCTGGCTGAGGGGAGGGAGACGCCCTTCACCGAGCACTGCCACAACTATGAGAACACCTACAGG ACTCTCCAGACAGAGGTTCAGAATCTGAAGGACCAGGTGCAGGAGCTGCACCGAGACCTGACCAAGCACCACTCCATCATCAACACAGATCAAATGGGCGAGATCCTGGACAGATCGCTGCACATTGACAGCCAGATAGCTTCCCAGTACTCCACTGTGGAAACTATGAGAGTCATGTTTGAAGAG ATGTGGGATGAGACTTTTCAGAGGGTCACTAATGAGCAGGAGATCTATGAAG CCCAGCTTCATGATCTGATGCAGCTGAAGCAGGAGAACTCTTACCTAACCACTATCGCCAGGCAGATCAGCCCCTACATCCTGTCCATCGCTAAGGTCAAAGAGAGACTTGAGCCCAG GTTTCAGGAGCCTAAAGAGCACCATGATGACCGCACAGAAACAATGCTGAAAATCTATGAAGACAGCACGATGACCAAAGAAAGTCAAGACAG TGACAACCAGACCTGTGTCACAGACCAAGACAGAGACAAGAACAACCGCACGCTGCTTCTCGAGGCGGGGGAGAGCTCTGTCAAGACCAATCGGTCAGGCAGGCAGAGGGGCCCGGCGGAGACGTCCAGCCTCAATGAGATGCCTTCATAA